A stretch of DNA from bacterium:
GTCGTCAGCCTGGTCTTCTCGGAGGTGCTCGGCCTCGCCGCTGGCGGCCTCATCGTGCCGGGCTACATCGCGCTGTATCTCGACCAGCCCTTGCGGGTTCTCGGCACGGTGCTCGCGGCGCTGGTCACCTACCTCAGCCTGCGCCTGCTCAGCCGCTTCGTCCTCCTCTACGGCCGGCGCACCCTGGTCTTCTGCGTGCTGGCCGGCTTCCTCTTCGGCTACGCCACGCGCTTCCTGCTCGTGGCGGGCGACTGGGTCGGCATGGAGGTCGACCTGACGATCATCCAGTCCATCGGCTACATCATCCCGGGCCTGATCGCCTACTGGATGCTGCGGCAGGGCATCCTCGAGACGCTCTGCACGATGCTGATGGCCGCCTTCATCGTGCGTCTGGCGCTGGTGGTGGCGCAGGGAGGAGGGCTCATTGAGTTCGCGCTCCGATAGGCGCCGCAAGCTGATCCTGGTCGGCCTCGCCCTGCTCGCGCTCGCCTTCCAGGCCGCGCTCGAGCTGACCCGCAAGCCCGTGCGCCAGCGCGACTACGAGCTGAAGCTCGAGGCCGCCCGGCGAGCGAACCTCGCCTTCGACGCCGTGCGCCGCCACCGCCTGATGGAGGGCGCCGTCCTCGACCTCGTCAACGACCCGGCCGGCACGGGGCTCATCGGCCCCGAGTTCAGCCTGATCACCAACGCCCAGGGCGTGCTCGGCGCCAAGCTGACGACACTGAACCCGAACTGGGCCGGCGTCCTCGTCGGCTACCTGCGCCGCGCCGGTCTGGGGCCCGGCGACCCGGTGGCGGTGGCGCTCTCTGGCTCCTTCCCGGGCCTGAACATCGCCGTCTTCGCCGCCCTGGAGACGCTCGAGCTGTCGCCGGTGGTCGTCACCTCGGTGGGCGCCTCCATGTGGGGCGCCACCGATCCCGACTTCACCTGGCTGGACATGGAGCGCCTCTTCGCCGAGGAGAACATCTTCCACATCCGCTCGGCGGCGGCCAGCTACGGCGGCGGCGACGACATGGGCCAGGGCCTCAGCCCGGAGGGCCGCGAGCGCCTGCGCGCCGCCATTGCGCGCAACGAGGTGCAGCTCCTCGAATCCGAGAACATCGAGGAGGCGATCACCAGGCGCATGAGCTACTACGTGGAGGCCCTGCGCGGCCGGCGGGCGAAGGCCTTCATCAACGTGGGCGGCGGCGTCGCCAGCCTGGGCACCAGCCGCAACAAGGTGCTGCTGCCCGAGGGCCTCAGCTTCGACGTCGCGGAGCACAACTACCCGCGCAAGGGCGTCATGGTCCTCATGGCCGAGCGCGGCATCCCGGTCATCCACATGCTGAACATGCAGAAGCTGGCCCGCGAGGTCGGCCTGCCCGTCTCCCCCGACTACCGGCCCCAGCCGGGCGAGGGCGAGATCTTCGTGCGCGAGAGCTACCGCTTGGCGCTGGCGGCGCCCCTGCTCGTGCTATACTGCGCCATTTGCG
This window harbors:
- the pgsC gene encoding poly-gamma-glutamate biosynthesis protein PgsC; translation: MIYQSIGLGLVVSLVFSEVLGLAAGGLIVPGYIALYLDQPLRVLGTVLAALVTYLSLRLLSRFVLLYGRRTLVFCVLAGFLFGYATRFLLVAGDWVGMEVDLTIIQSIGYIIPGLIAYWMLRQGILETLCTMLMAAFIVRLALVVAQGGGLIEFALR
- the pgsW gene encoding poly-gamma-glutamate system protein, which translates into the protein MSSRSDRRRKLILVGLALLALAFQAALELTRKPVRQRDYELKLEAARRANLAFDAVRRHRLMEGAVLDLVNDPAGTGLIGPEFSLITNAQGVLGAKLTTLNPNWAGVLVGYLRRAGLGPGDPVAVALSGSFPGLNIAVFAALETLELSPVVVTSVGASMWGATDPDFTWLDMERLFAEENIFHIRSAAASYGGGDDMGQGLSPEGRERLRAAIARNEVQLLESENIEEAITRRMSYYVEALRGRRAKAFINVGGGVASLGTSRNKVLLPEGLSFDVAEHNYPRKGVMVLMAERGIPVIHMLNMQKLAREVGLPVSPDYRPQPGEGEIFVRESYRLALAAPLLVLYCAICVLVLAPELRRGLFDRWSGRMDGDSV